One genomic region from Acidobacteriota bacterium encodes:
- a CDS encoding HAMP domain-containing sensor histidine kinase gives MRLGNWFRPPQYLLALFLTVTLVPGVALVWLGARLLQQDRDLERQQIQERIERAAGAIAAGLAHELDGIRDRLPALLASPPIELARDGAVAVAFDAKGVSRRAGAPLLYVPVAIADAGPPADEWHAGETEEYRNANPERASAIFRSLASSPDPRVRAGSLVRLARTLRKLHREDEALVVYEQLGTLGAVQVAGEAADLVARQERCALLSELRRLPELEREAAALLTVLESGQWPLDRAEFLFQWEHAQRWLGSRVTGGGAEPGGLEHRREGLALAASVEMAWAEWRDSGRTVSSWAGRRSAWLDGQAVLLVWRGGPDGAMVLAASSRYLSANWQSIWQTQHARVSLVDDAGHQVLRADAAAAGPVAVRMAQDTRLPWAIRVASADSRLEMADIAGRRQLLLVGLALLGFLVVAGSLIVARAVHKELAVARLQADFVSAVSHEFRTPLTSMSHLTDLLRTGRTVDEARRQQYYEVFARETERLQHFVETLLDFGRIEAGAQRYTLEPADPVVVVSHIVEQFRATPEAVRHPIEIDAGGTLPSVQIDADAFGHALSNLIDNAAKYSPDEAPIHVVVEREGTRVAVRVRDQGSGIPASERRRIFQKFVRGAAARKSGVKGTGVGLAMARQIVRAHHGDIRVDSEPDRGSTFTILLPAAGQWGQTPFPKRRSPQ, from the coding sequence ATGCGCCTCGGCAACTGGTTTCGGCCACCGCAGTACCTGCTGGCGTTGTTCTTGACGGTCACGCTCGTGCCCGGCGTGGCCCTCGTCTGGCTCGGGGCGCGACTGCTCCAGCAGGACCGTGATCTCGAGCGACAGCAGATCCAGGAGCGCATCGAACGCGCGGCAGGCGCGATTGCCGCCGGCCTCGCACACGAACTCGACGGGATCCGCGATCGACTGCCAGCACTCCTGGCGTCTCCGCCAATCGAACTCGCCCGCGACGGAGCGGTGGCCGTGGCGTTCGATGCCAAGGGTGTCTCGCGCCGCGCGGGGGCGCCGCTGCTGTACGTCCCTGTCGCCATCGCAGACGCCGGTCCGCCTGCCGACGAATGGCACGCCGGTGAGACCGAAGAGTACCGAAACGCGAACCCGGAGCGCGCAAGCGCCATCTTCAGGAGTCTCGCCAGCTCTCCCGATCCCCGCGTGCGCGCCGGCAGCCTGGTCCGCCTGGCCCGAACGCTTCGCAAGTTGCATCGCGAAGACGAGGCGCTTGTTGTCTATGAACAACTCGGGACACTGGGCGCGGTCCAGGTCGCTGGCGAGGCAGCGGATCTGGTGGCGCGTCAGGAGCGCTGTGCGCTGCTGAGCGAACTGCGGCGATTGCCTGAGCTCGAACGCGAGGCTGCAGCTCTCTTGACTGTGCTCGAGAGCGGCCAATGGCCCCTCGACCGCGCGGAGTTTCTCTTTCAATGGGAGCACGCGCAGCGCTGGCTCGGATCGCGTGTGACGGGTGGTGGAGCCGAGCCGGGCGGCCTCGAACACCGGCGCGAAGGCCTCGCGCTCGCCGCCTCGGTCGAGATGGCGTGGGCGGAGTGGCGAGACTCTGGGCGCACCGTTTCCAGTTGGGCCGGACGCCGAAGCGCATGGCTCGACGGGCAGGCCGTGCTGCTCGTCTGGCGCGGCGGGCCCGACGGCGCGATGGTCCTGGCCGCCTCATCGCGTTACCTGAGTGCGAACTGGCAGAGCATCTGGCAGACCCAGCACGCGCGGGTCTCGCTGGTCGACGACGCGGGCCATCAGGTTCTGAGGGCTGATGCCGCGGCGGCGGGACCGGTGGCCGTGAGGATGGCGCAGGACACGCGCCTGCCGTGGGCCATCCGGGTGGCCAGCGCCGATTCGCGCCTGGAAATGGCCGACATCGCCGGCCGCCGGCAATTGCTGCTGGTCGGTCTCGCGCTCCTCGGCTTTCTCGTCGTGGCGGGCAGCCTCATCGTGGCTCGCGCCGTACACAAGGAACTGGCGGTCGCCAGGCTCCAGGCCGATTTCGTGTCCGCCGTGTCGCACGAGTTCCGCACGCCGCTGACGTCGATGAGTCATCTGACCGATCTGCTCAGGACCGGCCGTACCGTAGACGAGGCACGACGACAGCAGTACTACGAGGTCTTCGCACGCGAGACCGAAAGACTCCAGCACTTCGTTGAGACGCTGCTCGATTTCGGCCGCATCGAGGCCGGCGCCCAACGGTATACCCTGGAGCCGGCCGACCCCGTCGTCGTCGTCTCGCACATCGTCGAGCAATTCCGCGCGACGCCGGAGGCCGTGCGGCACCCGATCGAGATCGACGCCGGTGGCACGCTTCCGTCAGTGCAGATCGATGCCGACGCGTTCGGCCACGCGCTGTCGAACCTGATCGACAACGCCGCCAAGTACTCACCAGATGAGGCGCCGATCCACGTCGTAGTGGAGCGTGAGGGGACGCGAGTGGCAGTGCGCGTCCGCGACCAGGGATCGGGCATCCCCGCAAGTGAACGGCGGCGAATCTTCCAGAAGTTCGTTCGCGGCGCGGCAGCGCGCAAGTCAGGCGTGAAGGGGACCGGCGTCGGGCTTGCGATGGCGCG